Proteins from a genomic interval of Diceros bicornis minor isolate mBicDic1 chromosome 34, mDicBic1.mat.cur, whole genome shotgun sequence:
- the ZNF296 gene encoding zinc finger protein 296: MSRRKAGCTPRRVDPAPAATPDDEMEMPDLIIEVKPEPDARPLQAPGLAPVSPEEVPAPGRFEGEPRHSPGPVPAGGPLHALGARNPWALWTPLIPNPHDRQPWTDKHPDLLTCGRCLQTFPLEAITAFMDHKKLGCQLIRGPSPRQGSGGKDLKALSCLRCGRQFTEAWKLLRHAQWDHGLSIYQTEPESPEAPLLGLAEVAAAVSAVMGPEAEAKGPRVSSLARRSPTCPVCTKTLSSFSNLKVHMRSHTGERPYACDQCPYACAQSSKLNRHKKTHRQLQPQSPCRAEGSDEQASAAPPEPAVHAAAPASTLPCSGGEGAGAAATAGVQEPGAPGGGAQAGPGGDGWGAATKEQRTDPAKSQKTSPKKESKPVGKSRGPGGSCEFCGKHFTNSSNLTVHRRSHTGERPYACQLCPYACAQSSKLNRHLRMHGLGPGGTRFECPHCCVPFGLRATLDKHLQQKHPEVAGEA, from the exons ATGTCCCGCCGCAAGGCCGGCTGCACGCCCCGCCGAGTGGACCCCGCGCCCGCCGCCACCCCAGACGACGAGATGGAGATGCCGGACCTCATCATCGAAGTGAAGCCCGAGCCAGACGCGCGGCCCCTACAGGCCCCGGGGCTGGCGCCCGTCTCCCCGGAGGAAGTGCCCGCACCGGGGCGCTTCGAGGGCGAACCCCGCCACTCCCCCGGCCCCGTGCCCGCCGGGGGCCCCCTCCACGCCCTCGGCGCGCGGAACCCGTGGGCCCTGTGGACGCCGCTGATCCCGAACCCGCACG ACCGCCAGCCCTGGACCGACAAACACCCAGATCTGTTGACCTGCGGCCGCTGCCTGCAGACCTTCCCGTTGGAGGCCATCACCGCTTTCATGGACCACAAGAAGCTGGGCTGTCAGCTCatcagaggccccagcccccgCCAGGGCTCAG GAGGCAAGGACCTGAAGGCCTTGAGCTGCCTCCGCTGCGGCAGACAGTTCACGGAGGCCTGGAAGCTGCTACGCCACGCCCAGTGGGACCACGGACTGTCCATCTACCAGACGGAGCCCGAGTCCCCGGAGGCCCCGCTGCTGGGCCTGGCCGAGGTGGCAGCGGCCGTGTCGGCAGTGATGGGGCCAGAAGCCGAGGCCAAGGGCCCCCGCGTGAGCAGCCTTGCCCGGCGGAGCCCCACCTGCCCCGTGTGCACCAAGACCCTCAGCTCCTTCAGCAACCTCAAGGTGCACATGCGCTCGCACACGGGCGAGCGGCCCTACGCCTGCGACCAGTGCCCCTACGCCTGCGCCCAGAGCAGCAAGCTCAACCGCCACAAGAAGACCCACCGGCAGCTGCAGCCCCAGAGCCCCTGCAGGGCCGAGGGCAGCGACGAACAGGCCTCCGCCGCCCCTCCGGAGCCCGCCGTCCACGCGGCCGCCCCGGCCAGCACTCTCCCGTGCAgcggtggggagggggctggggccgCCGCCACGGCAGGTGTCCAGGAGCCTGGGGCTCCCGGCGGCGGGGCTCAGGCGGGCCCTGGCGGGGATGGTTGGGGAGCTGCCACCAAAGAACAGAGAACTGACCCCGCCAAGAGCCAGAAGACATCACCCAAGAAGGAGTCAAAGCCGGTGGGCAAgagccgcgggccggggggcAGCTGCGAGTTCTGCGGGAAGCACTTCACCAACAGCAGCAACCTCACGGTGCACCGGCGCTCGCACACGGGCGAGCGGCCCTACGCTTGCCAGCTCTGCCCCTACGCCTGCGCCCAGAGCAGCAAGCTCAACCGCCACCTGCGCATGCACGGCCTGGGGCCCGGCGGCACCCGCTTCGAGTGCCCCCACTGCTGTGTGCCCTTTGGCCTGCGCGCCACCCTGGACAAACACCTGCAGCAGAAGCACCCCGAGGTGGCCGGGGAGGCCTGA